Proteins encoded within one genomic window of Pseudomonadota bacterium:
- a CDS encoding dihydroorotate dehydrogenase electron transfer subunit, whose translation MVDTEAQIIENKNIVLDYFLLKLKLAKTMGKIMPGQFIMLKIPGNEVFLRRPFSIYDYDKDILTVMYKVVGKGTEILSKTSKDNSAFVLGPLGNGFRVNKRDVYLTVAGGIGIAGIHFLIKTLKEKASVFFGCSSNIETTLLKDITHLNPMISTLDGSYGYKGNVVEMLTNYLETVENVDQELFICGPEGMLKSLKASINKSKISCQALVEERMACGLGLCFGCVKKTIDENEPYKRVCKEGPVFDLWEISL comes from the coding sequence ATGGTTGATACGGAAGCACAAATTATTGAAAACAAAAACATTGTTCTGGACTACTTTTTGCTCAAATTAAAGTTGGCTAAGACTATGGGTAAGATAATGCCCGGTCAGTTCATTATGCTGAAGATACCGGGTAATGAGGTATTTTTAAGAAGGCCCTTCAGTATCTATGACTATGATAAGGACATCCTCACAGTTATGTACAAAGTGGTAGGCAAGGGAACGGAGATCTTAAGCAAGACAAGCAAGGATAACTCGGCTTTTGTGCTCGGTCCTCTGGGTAACGGTTTTCGTGTCAATAAAAGGGATGTATATTTGACAGTAGCCGGGGGGATAGGGATTGCAGGCATACATTTTTTAATCAAAACACTGAAAGAGAAGGCATCAGTGTTTTTCGGATGCTCTTCTAATATTGAGACAACCCTTCTTAAAGACATAACACATTTAAATCCCATGATCTCTACACTTGACGGCTCATACGGATATAAAGGCAACGTTGTGGAGATGCTGACAAACTACCTTGAAACCGTTGAAAACGTTGACCAGGAACTTTTTATATGTGGTCCTGAAGGGATGTTGAAAAGTCTCAAAGCGTCAATTAATAAAAGTAAAATATCCTGTCAGGCACTTGTGGAAGAAAGAATGGCATGCGGACTCGGACTTTGTTTCGGTTGCGTTAAAAAGACAATCGACGAAAATGAACCTTATAAGAGGGTATGCAAGGAGGGTCCTGTATTCGACTTATGGGAAATATCCCTTTAG
- a CDS encoding dihydroorotate dehydrogenase: protein MGNIPLELFGKTLKNPVMNASGTLGYGKEIEPLWGVETLGCYVTKGLSMKPHHGNPLPRIWEEKCGMINSIGLQNIGIERFFREYFPFFKRKKTPVIVNFFGFTEDEYIGCAEMIKPDKQIVALEMNLSCPNIKKGGIGFGKEAETVYEIVKNVKTVTKIPLLAKLTPEVKNIVEIAVAAFEAGVDGLTLINTIPAAVVDVNKRTVPIKGGLSGPIARSVALRAVYECSKAVPIPIIGVGGIMDVRDALAFLMAGAQAVQVGTATFLDPYTIPKIIMELREYLDVNNYADVKNIIGITHDQ from the coding sequence ATGGGAAATATCCCTTTAGAATTATTCGGCAAGACACTGAAAAACCCTGTTATGAATGCCTCGGGTACACTCGGTTACGGCAAAGAGATAGAACCGCTCTGGGGTGTTGAAACACTTGGATGTTACGTAACAAAGGGTCTGTCAATGAAACCGCATCATGGGAATCCTCTTCCGAGGATATGGGAAGAGAAATGTGGTATGATAAACAGCATAGGGCTTCAAAATATAGGCATTGAACGTTTCTTTAGAGAATACTTTCCCTTTTTTAAACGTAAGAAAACACCTGTAATCGTAAACTTTTTCGGTTTTACCGAAGATGAGTACATCGGTTGTGCAGAAATGATCAAACCGGATAAACAGATCGTTGCTCTTGAGATGAATCTTTCCTGCCCGAATATCAAAAAAGGGGGCATAGGCTTCGGGAAAGAGGCGGAAACAGTTTATGAGATTGTAAAAAATGTAAAAACAGTTACAAAAATACCGCTTTTGGCCAAGCTCACCCCGGAGGTTAAAAATATTGTCGAGATTGCCGTTGCAGCTTTTGAGGCAGGCGTAGACGGGCTAACTCTTATAAACACAATTCCGGCTGCCGTTGTAGATGTAAATAAAAGAACAGTTCCGATAAAAGGCGGACTATCCGGTCCGATTGCAAGGTCAGTTGCTCTGCGGGCAGTCTATGAGTGCTCGAAGGCAGTTCCTATACCAATCATCGGTGTAGGAGGAATTATGGACGTACGTGATGCCCTGGCATTTCTTATGGCTGGAGCACAGGCAGTACAGGTCGGCACTGCCACATTTTTAGACCCTTATACAATCCCTAAGATTATCATGGAACTAAGGGAGTACTTAGACGTTA